A stretch of Ranitomeya variabilis isolate aRanVar5 chromosome 3, aRanVar5.hap1, whole genome shotgun sequence DNA encodes these proteins:
- the PPP1R15B gene encoding protein phosphatase 1 regulatory subunit 15B, translating into MCADRDSSSSPGLRALLGRFLHGLLQFRVFQLFGAAWSYLVGLSGGSLFSFLPSAWVVHRSVGPDELPEVLEALGLRSGPWEELGECLEELGPWKDLDLMKPWKGYISSSKEQESWDATLQDLGTWHSKMQTLWEPGLGPWKDLVGPDREVDDECCSKSAYGSHRMNAEDGPCDGDHEKSAAQLHSAPLGMVSCIFNPASGGVFTWLDLGNEPSVQNKDVPDEASTEQIEHIRNKRLWFLQQNQSQDVPTTGLKDLAQNLGNGPDDPALPIKLELPIPDWHDGHHKDLSPDLNLDQNSVLELPGSDSDSKLCPSLSLLIQNPHVSGNTKSKYPPSPDQDQGYHSLEDWQCLNIKQNLQLLGISPSVTGDDGAKSPTDTLCPDITDDMDSDQEEEIHVPAIPVCANKHIGYILGTVVSDDEEEDSSSSCEDDDDWDEDDGFDSEGSVSPAEADVPATEEVVLWNSFCSVDPYNPQNFTASLHTGPIAEVESHHDDQAAVLSEDEESWCDSDAVSDSDSEDEFSTNEQENLKLWNGFLKSEDPYNPLCFKASVHTAEHKRQSSDSATKHLELVCTSPSSSELTVPTHPSDAPLLRLRAKCSVPMEESANVGPKKVTFYDKVTVHYVCNEEERKGHWEEFARDRCRFLRRIQETESVIGHCFTPDHRQRVWNRMQEIWGS; encoded by the coding sequence ATGTGTGCCGATCGGGACTCCTCGTCCTCCCCGGGGCTCCGGGCCCTGCTGGGCCGCTTCCTGCACGGCCTGCTGCAGTTCCGGGTGTTCCAGCTGTTCGGGGCGGCATGGTCTTACCTGGTGGGACTGTCCGGAGGGTCGTTGTTCTCCTTCCTGCCCTCGGCCTGGGTGGTGCACAGGTCGGTGGGGCCCGATGAGCTGCCCGAGGTGCTGGAGGCCCTGGGGCTGCGGTCAGGGCCATGGGAGGAGCTGGGAGAGTGTCTGGAGGAGCTGGGGCCCTGGAAGGACCTGGACCTCATGAAGCCGTGGAAGGGCTATATCTCCTCCAGCAAGGAGCAGGAATCCTGGGACGCCACCTTACAGGACCTTGGCACCTGGCACAGCAAGATGCAGACCCTGTGGGAGCCGGGGCTGGGCCCCTGGAAGGATCTGGTGGGCCCTGACCGAGAAGTGGACGATGAGTGCTGTAGTAAGTCCGCTTATGGTAGCCATAGGATGAATGCCGAGGATGGGCCGTGTGATGGAGACCATGAGAAGAGTGCTGCCCAGCTCCACTCCGCTCCTCTTGGGATGGTGTCCTGCATCTTTAACCCCGCATCGGGTGGAGTATTCACTTGGCTAGATCTAGGTAATGAGCCCAGTGTCCAGAACAAAGATGTTCCTGATGAAGCCTCCACAGAACAAATTGAACATATCCGTAACAAGAGGCTGTGGTTCCTGCAGCAGAACCAGAGCCAAGATGTCCCCACCACTGGTCTCAAGGACCTTGCTCAGAATCTGGGAAATGGCCCAGATGACCCTGCCCTTCCTATAAAGTTAGAGTTGCCAATACCTGACTGGCATGATGGCCACCATAAAGACTTATCTCCAGATCTGAATTTGGACCAGAACAGTGTCTTGGAGCTTCCAGGTTCTGACTCGGATTCCAAGCTTTGTCCTTCTCTTTCCCTGCTGATTCAAAATCCACATGTTTCAGGCAACACCAAGAGTAAATATCCACCCAGCCCAGATCAGGACCAAGGATATCACAGTCTGGAGGATTGGCAGTGCTTGAATATTAAACAAAACCTCCAGTTGTTGGGTATCTCACCATCCGTTACTGGTGACGATGGTGCTAAGAGTCCTACAGACACTTTATGTCCTGATATAACAGACGATATGGACTCTGATCAGGAGGAGGAAATCCATGTCCCTGCTATTCCTGTTTGCGCAAATAAGCACATTGGCTATATTTTGGGTACTGTTGTGAGCGATGATGAAGAGGAAGACTCCAGTTCCTCGTGTGAAGATGATGATGATTGGGATGAGGATGATGGGTTTGACAGTGAAGGATCAGTTTCTCCCGCAGAGGCTGATGTTCCTGCCACTGAGGAAGTTGTGCTGTGGAACTCTTTCTGTAGCGTGGATCCTTACAATCCACAGAACTTTACTGCCAGTTTACACACTGGTCCCATTGCTGAGGTGGAGTCCCACCATGATGACCAAGCAGCTGTCCTTTCTGAGGATGAAGAATCCTGGTGTGACAGCGATGCGGTGTCGGACAGTGACAGCGAGGATGAATTTAgcaccaatgaacaggagaacttaaAACTATGGAATGGGTTCCTCAAATCTGAAGATCCCTACAACCCCTTATGTTTTAAAGCCTCAGTTCACACAGCTGAGCATAAAAGACAGAGCAGTGACTCTGCCACCAAACATTTAGAACTTGTTTGTACGAGCCCCTCAAGTAGTGAATTGACTGTGCCCACGCACCCCAGTGATGCTCCGCTCTTACGGTTGAGAGCGAAGTGCAGTGTGCCCATGGAGGAAAGTGCCAACGTTGGTCCTAAAAAG